The genomic interval AGGTTCTTGTCACTGATTCCCCATACATTGATCCGTGGCGAAGTAAACTTGCCATCGGTATACATCTCCAGTCCGTCAATGTTTTTCAGGATCCCTTCAAAGTTGTTGAATTCCGGACTCCCCCCCAGAAAATACATTTTCCGGTAATCCTCAAAGCTATTAATGATCGTATGCTGGTTTAGCGCCAGCGGGTTACGGGTAGAGAATTTATACAACTGTACATCGGGGATACCGGTAATCGTAGCAAACAAACCACGGGCAGTAGAGAAATGCGGCGTAAAACAACGGGAGAAAAAGATCCCCTTATTGGCCATTTCCTGAAAATAGGGAGTCGTATTGAGGGGATTACCACTTAAACTGCTTTTGTACATGGAAAAAGACTCGCAGAGAACCAGAACGATATTGGGTTTGCTTTCAATGGAATTTCCATGAGGCAGGTATTGCCGGCGATAGCTAAAGGTGCTTCGGTCACGCACCTGAAGCAGATCAGCCATTATCGGATAATATTCCCTGGCCTTTGATTCGTTGATCTGTGGCTTTCTGAAACGCAGGGTGGAAAAGAAATTCTGCAGGGGATTCAGTGCCAGATAGGATTTGAAATTATCTCCCATGCGAAAGGCCCGGTTCCAGGTGAGTGGGCGCAAACCCAACCCGTAGACCAGAACCAGCAGGAAAACGGCGGCTATGATAAACCAGCTTCGGCGGTAAGGTATCTTGTGTCCATCGGTCCGGTTGATAACAGTCCAATGTGAACGGTGATACATCCAGCGAAAGAACAACACCGCAACCACCAATCCCATCACCAACCAGAATAAGGGATAGGACTGCCACAACATGGAGAGGGAAATGCTGGCATCTTCCGCAAAGTTGAGGGCGCCGGCATCCAATCGGGTGCGGTTATAGGTAAAGCTTCCAAAATCGGCCGCAAAAAAGAAAAAGAGGATAAAAGTGGCAATGGCCAGGTACCAGGTCCACCACTTTTTATTCTTTTCGGAATAAAAGGGAGACAAACGAGGTGAAAGGCTTACCAGAACAATGGGCAGCAATACCAGCGCGATCCAGCGAAGATCATATCCAAGTCCCAGCCAAAAGGAAGGCAGGCAATCAGACCAACCCAGTTTCTCCGGCCGGAAGGCAAAAAAGGTAGCTAACCGGAATATCGTAAAGATCGCCAGGAAAAGGAGGAACAGGTTGATGACCCAGAGGATGGTCTTGGGTATTTTATAACGAACCAGCATTGGAATGCAAAAAAACGGAATATTGAACAACCCGTCAACCTCCAGGGCAAATAATGCGACCGTTCAACTAATTTTGGGGCATGATTAGCGGAACTTATCTGATTTCCATGATGGATACTTTGATTTCGTGGGACAGACATGTTTTTGAATGGATCAATCGTGGCCTTGCCAACTCCTGGTTTGACCAGGTATTTCCCTATCTCCGTAATTCGGTTTACTGGACTCCTCTTTATTTATTCCTTTTTGTCTTTTTCACGCTCAATTTTGGGCGGAAAGGCTGGTGGTGGGTGTTGTTCTTTCTTTCCACAGTCGCCATGACAGATATGGTCAGTTCCCAGGGGTTTAA from Chitinophagales bacterium carries:
- a CDS encoding sulfatase-like hydrolase/transferase, with translation MLVRYKIPKTILWVINLFLLFLAIFTIFRLATFFAFRPEKLGWSDCLPSFWLGLGYDLRWIALVLLPIVLVSLSPRLSPFYSEKNKKWWTWYLAIATFILFFFFAADFGSFTYNRTRLDAGALNFAEDASISLSMLWQSYPLFWLVMGLVVAVLFFRWMYHRSHWTVINRTDGHKIPYRRSWFIIAAVFLLVLVYGLGLRPLTWNRAFRMGDNFKSYLALNPLQNFFSTLRFRKPQINESKAREYYPIMADLLQVRDRSTFSYRRQYLPHGNSIESKPNIVLVLCESFSMYKSSLSGNPLNTTPYFQEMANKGIFFSRCFTPHFSTARGLFATITGIPDVQLYKFSTRNPLALNQHTIINSFEDYRKMYFLGGSPEFNNFEGILKNIDGLEMYTDGKFTSPRINVWGISDKNLFLEANQVFRQQQSPFFAIIQTADNHRPFMIPEEDSDFEKLNPSRDSLRRFGFDSPDEFNSFRYSDYCIKKFMEAAEKETYFHNTIFVFVGDHGVSGNAREIYPAPWTDQRLTDEHVPLLFYAPYLLTPQKREEVVSQIDVLPTMAGLLSQPYVNTTLGRNVLDAAHKNHMAFIINGQGRIGLVTDQYYFTMNIDMTSGDQPDTTGRIFFPDPQLHAIQPGAVDPAGKQADSIKKQMSELTQAWYETAKWMLINNPKQPAH